Proteins from a single region of Candidatus Bathyarchaeota archaeon A05DMB-5:
- a CDS encoding universal stress protein, with translation MFEKILVPLDGSEHSLKALNVAIQIAKKFEAKLTLIHVYSVTIRPIIMPEPTTMTPPGVPIMTPLEISKVAEASREVGNRILGDGEEKAKAEGVQVEKILTEGHVVQEIIRVAKEGNYDLIVIGARGISRVREMLLGSVTDGVIHHVSCPVLVVK, from the coding sequence ATGTTTGAGAAAATCTTAGTACCATTAGACGGATCTGAACATTCACTGAAAGCATTAAATGTTGCAATTCAAATAGCCAAAAAATTTGAAGCAAAACTAACACTAATTCACGTGTACTCCGTCACCATCAGACCAATAATAATGCCCGAACCGACAACCATGACTCCGCCTGGAGTGCCAATTATGACTCCCTTAGAAATCTCAAAAGTAGCTGAGGCATCCCGTGAAGTAGGCAACCGAATTCTGGGAGATGGCGAAGAAAAAGCTAAGGCTGAAGGCGTTCAAGTTGAGAAGATACTTACAGAGGGGCATGTTGTTCAAGAAATTATCAGAGTAGCAAAAGAAGGAAACTATGACCTAATAGTCATCGGAGCCAGAGGCATAAGCCGCGTGAGAGAGATGCTTTTGGGAAGCGTGACAGACGGAGTTATACATCACGTTTCTTGTCCAGTTTTAGTGGTAAAATAG